A window of the Gemmatirosa kalamazoonensis genome harbors these coding sequences:
- a CDS encoding cytochrome-c peroxidase, giving the protein MRRPVSSPVAVVAAVVAAACTLAACAERPTEPARTRAPGAASASVASGGVMTSAENAVATAAIVRQLAASRGIVPLRRPAPVRPALVALGRALLFDPILSGNRDIACATCHLPGFSTGDGRSLSIGQGGSGFGPSRLHPAGTLIPRNAPPMFALGAMKHLFWDGRVQLGPDGRVQTPAGAQVTAEMQRTFEFGPISALGMFPVTSRAEMRAGRENEVGMVADTDLRGIWAALMRRLGAIPQYRAMFEAAYPGTRFDQMTFAHASNAIGGFIVDKLTFTNTPWDRFLAGDDRALTTAQLDGAQTFLSLKCSVCHDGATFSDDQFHNVAVAQIGPGEGNGDGGRDDFGRMNVTGLAADRYRFRTTPLRNVELTAPYGHDGAVTSLRAFVAHYSQSDLKLQSFDGASLDAGLRGSLLATASRILATRDTLLNGVVFGDDVVNKLMAYMSALTDDAARNLSSLTPERVPSGLRVPRP; this is encoded by the coding sequence ATGCGTCGCCCTGTGTCGTCGCCCGTCGCCGTCGTCGCCGCCGTCGTCGCTGCCGCATGCACGCTCGCCGCCTGCGCCGAGCGTCCCACCGAGCCGGCCCGGACGCGCGCGCCGGGGGCCGCGTCGGCCAGCGTCGCGTCGGGCGGCGTGATGACGTCCGCCGAGAATGCGGTGGCGACGGCGGCGATCGTGCGGCAGCTCGCGGCGTCGCGCGGCATCGTGCCGCTGCGTCGTCCGGCGCCGGTGCGGCCCGCGCTCGTCGCGCTCGGCCGCGCGCTGCTGTTCGACCCGATCCTGAGCGGCAACCGCGACATCGCGTGCGCCACCTGCCACCTGCCGGGCTTCTCCACCGGCGACGGCCGCTCGCTGTCGATCGGTCAGGGCGGCTCGGGGTTCGGGCCGTCGCGGCTGCACCCCGCGGGGACGCTCATCCCGCGCAACGCGCCGCCGATGTTCGCCCTCGGCGCGATGAAGCACCTGTTCTGGGACGGCCGCGTGCAGCTCGGCCCCGACGGGCGCGTGCAGACGCCGGCCGGCGCGCAGGTCACGGCGGAGATGCAGCGCACGTTCGAGTTCGGCCCGATCTCCGCGTTAGGCATGTTCCCCGTCACGAGCCGGGCAGAGATGCGCGCCGGCCGCGAGAACGAGGTCGGCATGGTCGCCGACACCGACCTGCGCGGCATCTGGGCCGCGCTCATGCGGCGGCTCGGCGCGATCCCGCAGTACCGCGCGATGTTCGAGGCCGCGTACCCGGGCACGCGGTTCGACCAGATGACGTTCGCGCACGCGTCGAACGCGATCGGCGGCTTCATCGTGGACAAGCTGACGTTCACGAACACGCCGTGGGATCGCTTCCTCGCCGGCGACGACCGCGCGCTCACCACCGCGCAGCTCGACGGCGCGCAGACGTTCCTGTCGCTGAAGTGCTCCGTGTGCCACGACGGCGCGACGTTCAGCGACGACCAGTTCCACAACGTCGCGGTGGCGCAGATCGGCCCCGGCGAGGGGAACGGCGACGGGGGGCGCGACGACTTCGGGCGCATGAACGTGACGGGGCTCGCCGCCGACCGGTACCGCTTCCGCACGACGCCGCTGCGCAACGTGGAGCTCACCGCGCCGTACGGCCACGACGGCGCGGTCACGTCGCTGCGGGCGTTCGTCGCGCACTACAGCCAGTCGGACCTGAAGCTGCAGAGCTTCGACGGCGCGTCGCTCGACGCGGGGCTGCGCGGGTCGCTGCTGGCGACGGCGTCGCGCATCCTCGCGACGCGCGACACGCTGCTGAACGGCGTCGTGTTCGGCGACGACGTCGTGAACAAGCTGATGGCCTACATGTCCGCGCTGACCGACGACGCGGCGCGCAACCTCTCGTCGCTCACGCCGGAGCGCGTGCCGAGCGGATTGCGCGTGCCGCGGCCGTGA
- a CDS encoding sensor histidine kinase — translation MSPFPSLRWPRWPAAAQRRALLWAAGWVAYGAALAGLRLALDRAPAPVAARWVLPTALALALAWIALTPVVARVDLAVRRARLPWRPTLLLHGALALAAWLVLSIVRRGVLAALLPAAPRYWPLAVAEVDLDLGTYALMLALLRAVTTHRELVRRTRRALQLETELARARLDYLQRQLRPHFLFNALNAIAQLARDAPTTSANMMRHLAELLRAATVATDVPEVTVRDELATLASYVAIERLRFGDRLDITQRVDPAAWSALLPPLLLQPLVENAVRHGLRHGGRVHVDVAVVGETLRVTVENGAAEQASPDVSMGASMTSTGGHGIGLPNTRARLAQLYGARYGLALGTDATGRTTVTIELPWHDVPEREVAELDDPAGPPDPTGLTGEHPVPPQRPAPNVPLLWPAVIGVGAVWTAQDLARLALRPAVTGVAGAAPGGDRIVVAVMLVAALVAWGYARGVRAWYSERALASARLEREIERTRLQSLTLDVRPPFILWLLDRAARVVVSDPPRGERIAERTADLLRMLLDASGRTRLTPDEERALAAMTDELRALATIERCSATGG, via the coding sequence ATGAGCCCTTTCCCGTCCCTGCGCTGGCCGCGCTGGCCGGCGGCCGCCCAACGACGCGCGCTGCTGTGGGCCGCCGGCTGGGTGGCGTACGGTGCGGCGCTCGCCGGGCTGCGGCTCGCGCTCGACCGCGCGCCGGCGCCGGTGGCCGCGCGCTGGGTGCTGCCGACCGCGCTCGCCCTCGCGCTCGCGTGGATCGCGCTCACGCCCGTCGTCGCGCGCGTGGACCTCGCGGTGCGACGCGCCCGTCTGCCGTGGCGCCCCACGCTGCTGCTCCACGGCGCGCTCGCGCTCGCGGCGTGGCTGGTGCTCTCCATCGTGCGGCGCGGCGTGCTCGCCGCGCTGCTGCCCGCGGCGCCGCGGTACTGGCCGCTCGCCGTCGCCGAGGTGGACCTCGACCTCGGCACGTACGCGCTCATGCTCGCGCTGCTTCGCGCCGTCACCACGCACCGCGAGCTCGTACGCCGCACGCGCCGCGCGCTGCAGCTCGAGACCGAGCTGGCGCGCGCTCGGCTCGACTATCTGCAGCGGCAGCTTCGCCCGCACTTCCTGTTCAACGCGCTGAACGCCATCGCGCAGCTCGCGCGCGACGCGCCGACGACGTCGGCGAACATGATGCGCCACCTCGCCGAGCTACTGCGCGCCGCCACCGTGGCCACGGACGTGCCCGAGGTGACGGTGCGCGACGAGCTGGCGACGCTCGCGTCGTACGTCGCGATCGAGCGGCTGCGCTTCGGCGACCGGCTCGACATCACCCAGCGCGTGGATCCCGCGGCGTGGTCCGCGCTGCTGCCGCCGCTCCTGCTGCAGCCGCTCGTGGAGAACGCCGTGCGCCACGGGCTGCGACACGGCGGCCGGGTGCACGTCGACGTCGCGGTCGTCGGCGAGACGCTGCGTGTGACGGTGGAGAACGGCGCCGCGGAGCAGGCGTCGCCCGACGTGTCGATGGGCGCGTCGATGACGTCGACCGGCGGGCACGGCATCGGGCTGCCGAACACGCGCGCGCGGCTCGCCCAGCTCTACGGCGCGCGCTACGGGCTCGCGTTAGGCACCGACGCGACGGGCCGCACCACGGTCACCATCGAGCTGCCGTGGCACGACGTGCCCGAGCGCGAGGTCGCGGAGCTCGACGACCCCGCGGGCCCCCCCGACCCCACCGGTCTCACCGGCGAGCATCCGGTGCCCCCGCAGCGCCCCGCGCCTAACGTGCCGCTGCTGTGGCCCGCCGTGATCGGCGTCGGCGCGGTGTGGACGGCGCAGGATCTCGCGCGGCTCGCGCTGCGTCCGGCCGTCACGGGGGTGGCGGGCGCCGCGCCCGGAGGTGACCGCATCGTCGTCGCCGTGATGCTCGTCGCCGCGCTCGTCGCGTGGGGCTACGCGCGCGGCGTGCGCGCGTGGTACAGCGAGCGCGCGCTCGCCTCGGCGCGGCTGGAGCGGGAGATCGAGCGCACTCGGCTGCAGTCGCTCACGCTCGACGTGCGCCCGCCGTTCATCCTCTGGCTGCTCGACCGCGCGGCGCGCGTGGTGGTGTCCGACCCGCCGCGCGGCGAGCGGATCGCCGAGCGCACCGCCGACCTGCTGCGGATGCTGCTCGACGCCTCCGGCCGCACGCGGCTGACCCCCGACGAGGAGCGCGCGCTCGCCGCGATGACCGACGAGCTGCGCGCCCTCGCGACTATCGAGCGTTGTAGCGCCACTGGAGGATGA
- a CDS encoding SusC/RagA family TonB-linked outer membrane protein, with protein MTALFRGLLACAAVALATSALATPAPAQPPATSSTQPAPSGTGVITGRVLDRGSQQPLAGAQVVLIGTTRGTLTNDQGVYRIAGVPAGAHPLRALRIGYAATSQIVSVTAGQTTTADFGLNATAVTLDVVSVTATGNTIRQRETGNTVATIAPTTSELAAAGNITDVLNSRAPSVYVQQASGSTGTGSRIRIRGANSISLSNEPLLIIDGVRANNDVGDRQVPGGGPATNVSTAGQVVSRLNDLNPEDIESIDVIRGPAGVALYGTAAANGVIQVTTKRGRAGRTVWSAFGETGSLKQTTDFPSNYGALGTFASNGRRGPCTIDSRTRGLCTVDHIVSLNPLRDNSPFRTGERFSGGGSVSGGTERTTFYVSGDVQREAGVQQTNNDRRTDFRANVRADLRDNWNVQVNTGYVGDRLQLPVNDNSVLGLLSVALLGRPLSRDSLSGGFFSGFTPDILENLSIRQRTDRFLTSVTTNAQLLPWLGAAGVLGLDYFNQVSYQAIQPNRVGFGDLPQGSADSDPMQNYNYTAQGSLNATFHPSASLTSTSQVGGQYSRVTFHGTNAFGAVLTPGTSSLSGTSARFAVSEFNTDNVLLGAFVQQQLAWRDRLFVTGAVRGDRNSAFGQNLGFVWYPSVNASWVLSDEPFFPRVPGLSSARVRAAYGRSGQKPDFRNAITYYSPYAVRVSGQEVGAISFANGGLGDPALKPERTGETEAGADLGFLNGRVSAQLTYYTKRTDDALVQLPVAPSVGSVAQRFQNLGSLRNRGFEVQLSGKLLDTRPLGVELTVGGSTNDNELLNLGAGVSPITFNAGAGAVQQHRPGYPAGGYWAVPYTFADANHDGMIARSEVTAGDTTVYLGNPLPRREWQLTPAVTLFQRLRVQALVSHRAGYKVYNLTERYRCVLGNCLAIADPTAPLADQARAIAAAVYGTDAGFVEDGSFTKLRELTFTLSASPRIARMLRTSAASFTVAGRNLWLSSKYTGFDPEITSTPGSNFTSADFLTVPPVRTWTARLNLTF; from the coding sequence ATGACCGCGCTCTTCCGAGGGCTGCTCGCGTGCGCCGCCGTCGCGCTCGCGACGTCCGCGCTCGCGACGCCCGCGCCGGCGCAGCCGCCGGCCACGTCGTCCACGCAGCCTGCACCGTCCGGCACCGGCGTCATCACCGGACGCGTGCTGGACCGCGGCTCGCAGCAGCCGCTCGCCGGCGCGCAGGTGGTGCTCATCGGCACGACGCGCGGAACGCTCACGAACGACCAGGGCGTGTACCGCATCGCCGGCGTCCCCGCGGGCGCGCACCCGCTGCGGGCGCTGCGCATCGGCTACGCCGCGACGTCGCAGATCGTGAGCGTGACCGCGGGGCAGACGACGACGGCGGACTTCGGGCTGAACGCGACCGCCGTGACGCTCGACGTCGTGAGCGTGACGGCGACGGGCAACACCATCCGCCAGCGCGAGACCGGCAACACCGTCGCCACCATCGCACCGACGACGAGCGAGCTCGCCGCCGCCGGCAACATCACCGACGTGTTGAACTCGCGCGCGCCGAGCGTCTACGTGCAGCAGGCGTCGGGGAGCACCGGCACGGGGTCGCGCATCCGCATCCGCGGCGCGAACTCGATCTCGCTCAGCAACGAGCCGCTGCTCATCATCGACGGCGTGCGGGCGAACAACGACGTCGGCGACCGGCAGGTTCCGGGCGGCGGCCCGGCGACGAACGTCAGCACGGCGGGTCAGGTCGTGTCGCGGCTGAACGACCTCAACCCCGAGGACATCGAGTCGATCGACGTGATCCGCGGCCCCGCCGGCGTGGCGCTGTACGGCACCGCAGCGGCGAACGGCGTGATCCAGGTGACGACGAAGCGCGGCCGCGCCGGGCGCACGGTGTGGAGCGCGTTCGGCGAGACGGGGTCGCTGAAGCAGACGACGGACTTCCCGTCGAACTACGGCGCGCTCGGCACGTTCGCGTCGAACGGACGCCGCGGGCCGTGCACGATCGACTCGCGCACGCGCGGGCTGTGCACGGTCGACCACATCGTGTCGCTCAACCCGCTGCGCGACAACAGCCCGTTCCGCACGGGCGAGCGGTTCAGCGGCGGGGGCAGCGTGTCGGGCGGCACGGAGCGCACGACGTTCTACGTCTCCGGCGACGTGCAACGCGAGGCGGGCGTGCAGCAGACCAACAACGACCGCCGCACCGATTTTCGCGCGAACGTGCGCGCCGACCTGCGCGACAACTGGAACGTGCAGGTGAACACCGGCTACGTCGGCGACCGACTGCAGCTGCCGGTGAACGACAACAGCGTGCTCGGGCTGCTGTCGGTGGCGCTGCTCGGCCGGCCGCTGTCGCGCGACTCGCTCAGCGGCGGGTTCTTCTCCGGCTTCACGCCCGACATCCTCGAGAACCTCAGCATCCGGCAGCGCACCGACCGCTTTCTCACGTCGGTGACGACGAACGCGCAGCTGCTGCCCTGGCTCGGCGCCGCGGGCGTGCTGGGGCTCGACTACTTCAATCAGGTCAGCTACCAGGCGATCCAGCCGAACCGCGTCGGCTTCGGCGACCTGCCGCAGGGGAGCGCCGACTCCGACCCGATGCAGAACTACAACTACACGGCGCAGGGGTCGCTGAACGCCACGTTCCATCCCAGCGCGTCGCTGACGTCGACGTCGCAGGTCGGTGGGCAGTACTCGCGCGTGACGTTCCACGGGACGAACGCGTTCGGCGCCGTGCTCACGCCGGGCACGAGCTCCCTCTCCGGCACGAGCGCGCGGTTCGCGGTGAGCGAGTTCAACACCGACAACGTGCTGCTCGGCGCGTTCGTGCAGCAGCAGCTCGCGTGGCGCGACCGGCTGTTCGTCACCGGCGCGGTCCGCGGCGACCGGAACAGCGCGTTCGGCCAGAACCTCGGCTTCGTGTGGTACCCGAGCGTGAACGCGTCGTGGGTCCTCAGCGACGAGCCGTTCTTCCCGCGCGTGCCCGGCCTCAGCTCGGCGCGGGTGCGCGCGGCGTACGGCCGCTCGGGGCAGAAGCCGGACTTCCGCAACGCGATCACGTACTACAGCCCGTACGCGGTGCGCGTGTCGGGGCAGGAGGTGGGCGCGATCTCGTTCGCGAACGGTGGGCTCGGTGACCCGGCGCTGAAGCCGGAGCGCACGGGCGAGACCGAGGCGGGCGCGGACCTCGGCTTCCTGAACGGCCGCGTGAGCGCGCAGCTCACCTACTACACGAAGCGGACGGACGACGCGCTCGTGCAGCTGCCGGTGGCGCCGTCGGTGGGGTCGGTGGCGCAGCGCTTCCAGAACCTCGGCTCGCTGCGCAACCGCGGGTTCGAGGTGCAGCTCTCGGGCAAGCTGCTCGACACGCGTCCGTTAGGCGTGGAGCTGACGGTGGGCGGCTCGACGAACGACAACGAGCTGCTGAACCTCGGCGCCGGCGTGTCGCCGATCACGTTCAACGCGGGCGCGGGCGCGGTGCAGCAGCACCGGCCGGGCTATCCCGCCGGCGGCTACTGGGCGGTGCCGTACACGTTCGCCGACGCGAACCACGACGGCATGATCGCGCGCTCCGAGGTCACGGCGGGCGACACGACCGTCTACCTCGGCAACCCGCTGCCGCGCCGCGAGTGGCAGCTCACGCCGGCGGTGACGCTGTTCCAGCGGCTGCGCGTGCAGGCGCTGGTGAGCCACCGCGCCGGCTACAAGGTCTACAACCTCACGGAGCGCTACCGCTGCGTGCTCGGGAACTGCCTCGCGATCGCCGACCCGACGGCGCCGCTCGCCGACCAGGCGCGCGCGATCGCGGCCGCGGTCTACGGCACCGACGCGGGGTTCGTCGAGGACGGCAGCTTCACGAAGCTGCGCGAGCTGACGTTCACGCTCTCCGCGTCGCCGCGCATCGCGCGGATGCTGCGCACGAGCGCCGCGAGCTTCACGGTGGCCGGCCGCAACCTGTGGCTCAGCTCCAAGTACACGGGCTTCGATCCGGAGATCACGTCGACGCCGGGATCGAACTTCACGTCGGCCGACTTCCTCACGGTGCCCCCGGTCCGCACGTGGACGGCGCGCCTGAACCTCACCTTCTGA